A window of Polaribacter litorisediminis contains these coding sequences:
- a CDS encoding toxin-antitoxin system YwqK family antitoxin produces the protein MKKSAFLLIAVAFLTISSTKQKVVWLDKDLKETKQSEALYYRNVSNLKGEVTFYFKSRNVYRKVFYASQKLSGNFYEYYASGELKEVGTYENGVREGNWKLYYKNGKIRQKGRYSNGEKVGVWKTFYKNN, from the coding sequence ATGAAAAAATCAGCTTTTCTTCTTATTGCGGTTGCTTTTTTAACCATTTCATCTACAAAACAAAAGGTTGTTTGGCTAGACAAAGATTTAAAAGAAACCAAACAATCTGAAGCTCTTTATTACAGGAATGTTTCTAATTTAAAAGGCGAAGTCACTTTTTATTTTAAGAGTAGAAATGTATATAGAAAAGTTTTTTATGCTTCTCAGAAGCTATCAGGTAATTTCTATGAGTACTATGCTTCTGGAGAATTAAAAGAAGTGGGTACATACGAAAACGGTGTTCGAGAGGGCAATTGGAAGTTGTATTATAAAAACGGAAAGATTAGACAAAAAGGGAGGTATTCAAATGGCGAAAAAGTAGGTGTTTGGAAAACTTTTTATAAAAATAATTAA
- a CDS encoding mevalonate kinase family protein — protein sequence MKGPLFYAKILLFGEYGIIKDSKGLAIPFNAYRGALKTSNNLEGKQKESNENLHKFYNYISALKSDLISFDLASFNSDLEKGMYFDSSIPQGYGVGSSGALVASIYDEYANDKITVLENLTRDKLLKLKAIFSLMESFFHGKSSGLDPLNSYLSLPILINSKENIEAAGIPSQKEGKGAVFLLDSEQIGETEPMVNIFMNKMKNEGFRNMLSGEFSKHTDACIENFLQGDATSLFKNVKSLSKVVLKNFKPMIPDAFHKVWEKGLRTNDYYLKLCGSGGGGYILGFTEDYEKAQKSLKDYKLELVYRF from the coding sequence ATGAAAGGACCACTTTTTTATGCTAAAATTTTGCTTTTTGGTGAATATGGAATTATTAAAGACTCAAAAGGTTTAGCAATTCCGTTTAATGCTTACAGAGGGGCTTTAAAAACTTCCAATAATTTAGAAGGAAAACAAAAAGAATCCAACGAAAATCTGCATAAATTTTACAATTATATTTCAGCATTAAAATCAGATTTAATCTCTTTTGATTTAGCTAGTTTTAATTCAGATTTAGAGAAAGGAATGTACTTTGATTCTTCAATTCCGCAAGGGTATGGAGTGGGTAGTTCTGGAGCTTTAGTAGCTTCTATTTATGATGAATATGCCAACGATAAAATTACAGTTCTAGAAAATTTAACAAGAGATAAATTGTTGAAACTAAAAGCAATTTTTTCTTTAATGGAGTCTTTTTTCCATGGTAAAAGTTCGGGTTTAGATCCTTTAAACAGTTATTTAAGTTTACCAATTTTAATCAATTCTAAAGAAAATATAGAAGCAGCGGGAATTCCGTCTCAAAAAGAAGGAAAAGGAGCTGTGTTCTTATTAGATTCAGAACAAATTGGTGAAACAGAACCTATGGTGAACATTTTTATGAATAAAATGAAGAATGAAGGTTTTAGAAATATGTTGAGTGGGGAGTTTTCGAAACATACAGATGCATGTATCGAAAATTTTTTACAAGGTGATGCTACTTCTTTGTTTAAAAATGTAAAGAGTCTAAGCAAGGTGGTTTTAAAGAATTTTAAACCAATGATTCCTGATGCTTTTCATAAAGTTTGGGAAAAAGGTTTAAGAACAAACGATTACTATTTAAAGCTTTGTGGGTCAGGTGGTGGAGGTTATATCTTAGGATTCACCGAAGACTACGAAAAAGCTCAAAAAAGTTTGAAAGACTATAAATTAGAATTAGTTTATAGATTCTAA
- a CDS encoding geranylgeranylglycerol-phosphate geranylgeranyltransferase: protein MNISKAKTFFYKIFSLLSVVRGYNILVLIVAQYLASIFIFSPEKSISHVVFDIHLFYIVFASVCVVAAGYIINNFYDDKVDKINRPLKTGLDNFVKQETKFRLYFFLNFLGFVFGFFVSWRAALFFAVYIFGIWFYSHKLKKYPFTGLFSATILTLMPFFVIFIYYKNFSEIIFIHAIFLFLVIMVRELIKDLQNMKGAIANNYATFPVVYGEIKTKKLSILLLALTLVPAVYLFSYPELSDMKYYFYLALVILVFVAFYLWKSTERNQYRFLHNVLKLLLLIGVFSLVFIDTSLILEKVIDRLN, encoded by the coding sequence ATGAATATCTCTAAAGCGAAAACTTTTTTTTATAAAATATTTAGCTTGTTATCGGTCGTTAGAGGATATAATATTTTGGTGCTCATTGTAGCACAATATTTAGCATCTATTTTTATATTTTCTCCAGAAAAGTCAATAAGCCACGTTGTTTTTGACATTCATTTATTTTATATTGTATTCGCTTCTGTTTGTGTTGTCGCTGCCGGTTATATCATCAATAATTTTTATGATGATAAAGTAGATAAAATTAATAGACCTTTAAAAACAGGTTTAGATAATTTTGTGAAACAAGAAACAAAGTTTAGGCTTTATTTTTTTCTAAATTTTTTGGGTTTTGTATTTGGTTTTTTTGTTTCATGGCGTGCTGCATTGTTTTTTGCCGTGTATATCTTTGGCATTTGGTTTTATTCTCATAAACTTAAGAAGTATCCTTTTACCGGGTTGTTCTCAGCAACTATTTTAACACTGATGCCTTTTTTTGTTATTTTTATCTACTATAAAAACTTCTCTGAAATCATTTTTATTCATGCTATTTTCTTGTTTTTGGTGATTATGGTGAGAGAATTAATTAAAGATTTACAAAACATGAAAGGAGCAATTGCCAATAATTATGCTACTTTTCCGGTAGTTTATGGCGAAATAAAAACAAAGAAATTATCTATTTTATTATTAGCTTTAACTTTAGTTCCGGCTGTTTATTTATTCAGTTATCCAGAATTAAGCGATATGAAATACTATTTTTATTTGGCTCTGGTCATACTTGTATTCGTAGCTTTTTATCTTTGGAAATCAACTGAAAGAAATCAATATCGATTTTTGCACAACGTTTTAAAGTTACTTCTTTTAATTGGTGTTTTTAGTTTGGTTTTTATTGATACTTCTCTTATATTAGAAAAAGTAATTGATAGATTGAATTAA
- a CDS encoding pseudouridine synthase — MNSKNNSSRRRQEGKKSTPLSRKPANKKSVKKEFKKITPTKPSDVTSGIRLNKYIANSGVCSRREADTYIEHGSVEVNGKLVTEMGYKVQPDDVVRFDGTSISPEQKKYVLLNKPKNYITTMDDDRGRKTVMELIANSTKERIYPVGRLDRNTTGLLLFTNDGDLAKKLTHPKHNVRKLYHASLDKKLDLKDLEKLRGEVIIEGRKVFIDAVSYVNNEPKSEVGIEIHSGRNRIVRKIFESLGYKVNKLDRVVFAELTKKNLPRGRWRELTNLEVTNLKMMK; from the coding sequence ATGAATTCAAAAAATAACTCGTCGCGAAGACGACAAGAAGGTAAAAAAAGTACACCTCTAAGCAGAAAACCAGCAAACAAAAAATCTGTAAAAAAGGAATTTAAAAAAATTACACCCACAAAGCCCTCTGATGTAACATCAGGAATCCGTCTAAACAAATACATTGCCAATTCAGGTGTCTGCTCAAGAAGAGAAGCAGATACGTATATAGAGCATGGTAGTGTTGAGGTAAACGGAAAATTAGTCACAGAAATGGGGTACAAAGTGCAGCCCGATGATGTTGTTCGTTTTGACGGAACTTCTATTTCTCCAGAGCAAAAGAAATACGTTCTTTTAAATAAACCTAAAAACTACATCACCACTATGGATGATGATCGTGGAAGAAAAACAGTGATGGAGTTGATTGCAAATTCGACTAAAGAAAGAATTTACCCTGTTGGTAGGTTAGATAGAAATACAACTGGATTATTATTGTTTACAAATGATGGTGATTTAGCAAAAAAACTAACACACCCGAAACATAATGTACGTAAACTATATCATGCCTCATTAGATAAAAAATTAGATTTAAAAGATTTAGAAAAACTTCGAGGAGAAGTGATTATTGAAGGAAGAAAAGTTTTTATTGATGCGGTTTCTTATGTTAATAACGAACCTAAATCTGAAGTGGGTATCGAAATTCATTCAGGAAGAAATAGAATTGTGCGTAAAATATTCGAAAGTTTAGGATATAAAGTAAACAAGCTAGATCGGGTAGTTTTTGCGGAGTTAACCAAAAAAAATCTACCAAGAGGAAGATGGAGAGAATTAACGAATCTCGAGGTTACCAATTTGAAAATGATGAAATAA
- a CDS encoding DUF1569 domain-containing protein, translating to MLDKEFSAIQHYISLKDKENTSVSKGNVAWHLDHSLKVINSVCTTFKASKESEYKRQFNATRLLIFALGFFPRGKVKAPKQVTPPTIIEKKDLKNQLNEAIKNIEVIKNLHPHQNFVHPIFKQLDRNQTLKFLKLHTTHHLKIIKDILN from the coding sequence ATGTTAGACAAAGAATTTAGTGCTATTCAGCATTATATTAGTTTAAAAGACAAAGAGAATACAAGCGTTTCAAAAGGTAATGTTGCTTGGCATTTAGATCATTCCTTAAAAGTGATTAATAGCGTGTGCACTACTTTTAAAGCTTCAAAAGAATCGGAATATAAAAGGCAATTTAATGCTACACGTCTCCTTATATTTGCCTTGGGTTTTTTCCCTAGAGGTAAAGTAAAAGCTCCTAAACAGGTTACGCCACCAACAATAATTGAAAAAAAAGATCTAAAAAATCAGTTAAACGAAGCTATTAAAAATATAGAAGTGATTAAAAATCTTCATCCACATCAAAATTTTGTGCATCCTATTTTTAAACAATTAGATAGAAACCAAACCTTAAAGTTCTTAAAATTGCACACTACACATCACCTAAAAATTATTAAGGATATATTAAATTAA